One segment of Anopheles stephensi strain Indian chromosome 3, UCI_ANSTEP_V1.0, whole genome shotgun sequence DNA contains the following:
- the LOC118512321 gene encoding uncharacterized protein LOC118512321, translating to MCTRKLCFHCCSVRCIERTVRQCCVRDHTRFVAGGAELSQEYSLAVCLSGRYAKSKMSFDRTLVSSLLGALMVLSLVAASATKPEPVAAKAAATNATRDYSSSGSNTEVNNFPVNGLPPLTYSTKKYTFYRTGVSFFEAWNLCRDMGKRLAAIETYQDHLAFQEAVLPFASYDVAYWIAATNIGANAQERQQFYWITNDRPVGYISGFQNWIDGVAPSEGNVCVAAYLGSALWIYGPCATASSAYACEESQDV from the exons ATGTGCACAAGAAAGTTATGCTTTCATTGCTGTTCCGTTCGTTGCATCGAGCGAACCGTGCGTCAGTGTTGTGTCCGGGATCACACCAGATTCGTTGCGGGAGGTGCAGAACTGTCTCAAGAGTACTCGCtcgctgtctgtctgtctggtCGATACGCGAAAAGCAAGATGTCGTTTGATAGAACACTCGTCTCGTCGTTGTTGGGCGCACTGATGGTGCTGTCGCTGGTGGCCGCTTCCGCTACGAAACCGGAACCCGTCGCTGCAAAGGCGGCCGCTACGAACGCAACGCGAGACtacagcagcagtggcagcaacaCCG AGGTGAACAATTTCCCCGTCAACGGACTGCCCCCGTTGACGTACAGCACGAAGAAATACACCTTCTACCGGACCGGGGTGTCGTTCTTCGAAGCGTGGAACCTTTGCCGCGATATGGGCAAACGATTGGCCGCTATCGAAACGTATCAGGACCATCTGGCCTTCCAGGAGGCAGTCT TGCCGTTCGCGTCCTACGATGTGGCGTACTGGATTGCGGCGACCAACATTGGGGCCAACGCGCAGGAGCGCCAGCAGTTCTACTGGATCACCAACGACAGACCGGTCGGCTATATAAGCGGATTCCAGAATTGGATCGATGGCGTGGCACCGAGCGAAGGGAACGTGTGTGTGGCCGCGTATCTTGGCAGTGCGCTCTGGATTTATGGTCCGTGTGCGACCGCCAGTTCGGCATACGCTTGCGAGGaatcgcaggacgtctga
- the LOC118512323 gene encoding protein A16-like: protein MFVTKETLAVVLLLATCISFSLALPTADDSLPKPEDSVAKLNTPIGGAEDKPIERAGRILLPTDFAVKKKKYTIGTRGVGSFFRAWRNCIAEGKGLATIESEEEQKFLEAMLDAISPNTRYWIGATNLGASNFQLTWITTDLPVQTAPESLILNKPTCISLSSSGTWHKNNCFSTVTSKPYICEEYY, encoded by the exons ATGTTCGTCACCAAGGAAACGCTCGCGGTGGTGTTGCTTCTCGCGACTTGCATTAGCTTCTCGCTAGCCCTACCGACAGCCGACGACAGTCTGCCCAAGCCGGAGGACAGCGTAGCGAAACTAAACACCCCAATCG GCGGTGCAGAGGACAAACCGATCGAGCGAGCAGGGCGCATCTTGTTGCCGACCGACTTTGCcgtgaaaaagaagaagtacaCCATCGGTACGCGGGGCGTTGGATCGTTCTTTCGCGCCTGGCGGAACTGCATCGCCGAGGGTAAAGGATTGGCCACAATAGAGAGCGAAGAGGAGCAGAAGTTTTTGGAAGCGATGCTTG ACGCTATCTCACCGAATACCCGGTACTGGATTGGGGCTACCAACTTGGGTGCGTCGAACTTCCAGCTGACGTGGATTACTACGGACCTGCCGGTACAGACGGCACCGGAGTcgttaattttaaataaaccaACCTGCATCAGCCTGAGCTCGTCCGGCACCTGGCATAAGAATAACTGCTTCTCGACGGTAACTTCCAAGCCCTACATTTGTGAGGAGTACTATTAA